The DNA segment TTTTCTATCTGACTTTTACTGGTAAATCCACGCAATCTTATAATATTACTGCTTGTTTGACAAACGGTAACTTAATATTAGCAAATTTCTGATGATCAGAATTTTTTCTTGATGTGTATAAATCTGAGTAGCATATACTCACAAGAAATTATTTAGTTAATGATAATATTTTCTAATGATTATGATTATATTAATTGTAGTTGTGACTACATAACTCTAAAGTCTAAAAATGTAGCTACCTTTATGGATAAAATTTTTCTACCTGAAGACTGCCTTAGTATCAATACGGTAATGTAAAAATTAAGTCAAGATCATTAGCGATGTTTTGGTAAAATATATTAATTAGGTATGAGTCCAAATAGTCCCCTGGATATTTCGCGCTATTTCTTAGCGGCGTTATCAACACAAATTTTTCGCTATCACGAAAATCGCATTCCCAAGGATGCTAGCGTTTTGGTAGTCAGCAATCACCGCAGCTTTATGGATGCACTGATTTTAATGTCGGCGCTATCTAGATCAATTCGCTTTGCTTGTCATCACTATATGGGACAAGTACCACTGATGCGGGAGATTGTCACCGGACAATTGGGATGCTTTCCTTTAGAGGAGAAGCCAAATCGCCAGCAAAGTTTTTTTGAACAGTCACAGATAATTTTACAGTCAAAGCAAATGGTGGGTGTTTTTCCTGAAGGAACCGGGCCAATGGTGACATCTACCAGTCCCCATGAAGTTGGTGAATTTCACAGAGGATTTGCTCATTTAGCGTTGCGGTCTACTGTGGAAGATTTGTTAATTTTACCAATTGCGATCGCTTCTTTAGAAGAAGTCAATACTTATGGCTTACCTTTACGATTGTTAAGTTTCTTTGACCCTTCAGAACCTTTATTTAATCAATCAGGTTTACACCCCTTGGTTATATATCGTCGGGTTGCTGTGTTAATTGGTCGCCCTTATTGGATTACACCACAGCATCAACAGAAATATCGTGGCAAACAAGCTAAAAATATCGTAACTGAACTAACTGAACATTGCCACAATGAAATTGCCTGTTTACTAGATCAAGGTTGTTATTAGACAATGGTAGCTTGTTGACATATCCATGAATATAGGAGTAAATAATTAAAAATTATTTTTGACTAGAATTTGAACCATCACTTTGATTACAACCTTTGGTTCCTGCTCAAGGATACAGAATATATGATGCTATGGCGTTTCTCAGTTGAGTGAGGTACAAGAACCCCACCTCCAACCCCCTCCGGTGCAAGCGAGGATGGGACTATGACATACATCATGTGATTAGGAACGACTATATGGCGTTTTGAGAAAAGTTGCTGAAAAACATCACAAACAGGTTTTAAATGAGGAGTTTAAAATTTATTTGTCTATCCTTGATCAGCTAATCAATCTCATGCCTTTTTCTAAATTGAGTTAATTTTAATTATTTAAATTATATTGAATGTGGTGTTTACTATCACACGATATGATTTTATCATAAAACAAAAAACTTGAATTGAAATTTGATAATGCCAAAAGTTGAGCTAAAGCCGTGTTTCCTGACTCCTAACCGAGTCCAAGTAGAGTATCCGTTGTTTGTGTATTTACCAGGATTGGATGGAACTGGTGAACTATTGCGATCGCAAACTGCTGGCTTAGAAGTTGGCTTTGATGTGCGGTGTTTGGCGATTCCCAGACAAGACCTCACTACCTGGGATGAGTTAAGCAATAACGTCTTGGACTTGATCCATGCCGAATTAGAAAAAAGCTCTCAAAGACCAGTTTACCTGTGTGGCGAGTCCTTTGGGGGTTGTTTGGCAATGAAAGTAGCAACCCAAGCACCACAGTTATTTAAGCGGATTATCCTGGTTAACCCAGCATCAGCCTTTCAGCTGCGCCCTTGGTTGAGTTGGACATCCCAATTTACTAGCTTGGTTCCAGAATGTTTTTATGATCTGGGCGCATTAGGGTTATTACCCTTTTTGGCATCTTTGGCACGTATTCCCCGTAACGTGCGCCACGAACTGCTGAAAACTATGCGTTCTGTACCGCCAGACACACTTACCTGGCGATTGTCTTTGCTGAAGGAATTTAGTGTAACTGAAGCGCAGTTACGCCAACTAACTCAAGCAGTTTTGCTAATTGTGGCTGCAAGCGATCGCCTTTTACCCTCACTCAACGAAGCCAAACGGTTGCTAAGTATTTTACCTAACCCCAAGATGGCTGTATTACCTGACAGTGGACACGCCTGTTTACTAGAACATAATATTAATCTCTATAAAATCTTACTGGATCAAAATTTTGTAGAACATCAAATCAAAGCATCTCAGGAATTAGAGGCTAAGGGATCAACTTCCCAATGACCAATGACCAATGACTCATAAATTTGCTCATTCTGGAAGATGTCAGCCCCAGCCATATTCGGTACAACTGAAACAACAGGCTGTTAATATGGTGCTTAACAATGACAGAGAAATCTCAACCAGAAATAGAGGTAAACAAATCAGATAATTCAGATCATAAATCTGTATGCGAGGTTGTGGGTGAGGTGGGAGAGGCAATTACCCATACCGCAGCCGAAGCTGGCAAAATTGTTTTAGATACATCCATTGGGGCGGGAGTAGTTGCTGCAAAAGAAACCTATAAATTAATTGCACAAGGCACTCAAACCACTGGTGATGTAGTTAGTCACATCAGCGAAAATTGGTTAATTAGAAAACTAACTGGGGTGTTAAATATCGATTGGTTGATTAGCCCTAGTGAAAGTGTCAATTTGGAAAAAGCCGCAGCATCTGTAAATCAGATCAAGCAAAAGTATCCTGACGAATCACCCAGTGAAATCGCCCACAGGATCATGGTTGACAAAGCCACGAAAGCCGGGGGGATTGGTCTAGCTAGTAGTATTTTGCCTGGAGTGGCGGCGGCGTTGTTAGCCATTGATTTGGCTGCAACTACAAAATTACAGTCAGAAATGATTTATGAAATTGCTGCGGTTTATGGTTTAGATTTAAAAGATCCCGCCCGGAAGGGTGAAGTTTTGGGAATTTTTGGCTTGGGTTTGGGTGGTGGTCGCCTTCTGAGATTGGGCGGATTAGGTTTGCTGCGAAATGTGCCGTTTGCCGGTGCGGCGATCGCCACTAGTTCCAATGCCACAATGATCTATTCTTTAGGATATGCAGCTTGTCGATTTTATGAAGCCAAGCTAGATGAATCCACTTCCCTGACTTCCCCAGGAACTTTAGCCACTTTACAAGCTCAAAGTCAAGAGTATCTGGAAACTGCTTTGGCGCAAGAAGCAATCATGGATCAGATTTTAGTGCAAATGATCCTCGCCAGTTATCCTCAGAAGACTTGGGAAGAAATCTTACCAGAATTAAAAGCTGCTAATTTGAGTGATGAATCATTGCAAGAGATTGCTCAAAACATCAAATCACCCCAGCCGTTAGATCAGCTATTAAAACAACTCAACCCTGATTTTGCCATTGCTTTAGTCGCTAGATGTCAAGAAATTGCCCAAGAAAATCCTGATTTGGCGAATCCTTTATTATCTCAGTGTGAGAAAATTTCCCAACTTAAGGGTAGCGAGTAATGCCGTGGCAACCTGTGTAGATGAAGCTAAACTATAGGAATCCGATTTGATTATTGAAAAAATTTAAGTATACGTAGGGTGTGTTATGGCTTTAGCCTAACCCACCGTCTTCGGTGGTATTGGTGCGTTACACTTCGTGATAACTACGTGTGTTTGATAAATCAAATATGAGTCCTATATAAACGTACTTCACACCTACTCATATTAGCTATGTTAATTAAACCTCAAATTCAAATTCCCCAAAAGTTGCCCTTTTTATCAAAATTATGTTGGCAAAGAGAAGATATAAAAAATCTGACTCTTTTAGAAATGCTCAGAATATATGAACGAGGTTGGCATTACCGAGGGGCTTTAGGCGATTTGAGCCAACCAGAAGCCTTATTTGTGCAACAGTTAGCTCAATATTATAATTCATGGTTGGGAGCGCAAATGTTTGAGAAGGAATTTCATCACAAAATTTTAAAAGTTCTTAGTCAATTAAAGGCTAATTTTTTCTTAGAGTGTGGCGCATATTTTGGCGGTGGTACTTTGGTAAGTTTAACTCATGGCGAATATAGATTAAGCAAAGATATAGATTTTCTCTGTTCCGCTGGTACTGGCTATCGGTTACTGCGACAAAAAATAGCTGAAGATCAATATAATGCTCTATTTAATACTCAAAATAACCTGGGAGCAACGCGATTTTGTGAGGTTGGTGCGATAGCTGCGCTCGCCGAAGGCATCGCTAATAAATAAATTTAAGCACTTAGTATTTTTAATACCTAAAAGGCAAGTAGTAGGCAGCACAAAAAATCCTTTCAATGAATGTCAAAAGGTTATTGGTAAAGAGATAGAGTGATTGGTTTAAAAAATGTTGGCGCTCAATCGCTTATATTTAGTATTTATTATGACAATTATTTTGGTGAATTTGAGATTACTGTATAAAATGTTCAAACAGTTATAGGTTTAATAAAGGAATTAAATATAGAATCACAAAAATTATCCCAAGTTTTAGCTATCCATTGACATCGAAGATGTAACATGATTTCGGCATGATCTTTAAGCCAAAACTTACTGTTACCTTTCATGCGTAAATTAACAACTTGACGAATTAAACTTTCAATCGCGCCACTGCCAAGAGGGAGCTTTTGAGATGCAACTTCGTTATATTTTAAAAGTCTCCGTCGGTAAGCTTTTAAAATATAATTTCGCTCTCGGACTAAAATTTTCAGACGTTCCCCGGTCGCCCCAGGAATAAATTCATTCATGTTTCTCATTAAACCTAATGCTTGACCTTTCTTTAAAGTTTTTCGCGCCTTCTTAAACCATTGTTGGCGTTCATCTTTTGTGCTAAATGCAGCATCAGCGAAGTCTTGTAAATGTGATGCCGCGTGATAAAAATCTAATAACTGATAAGTTTGATTTGGGCAGGTTAATTTTTTTAATAACGGAGGGATATGTATCCATATCCATTCTGCACCATCCGCAATTAATAAAACCTGTTTTGCCTGACTAATCCCTAAATTAACCAAGTACATCTCTAAGATTTGTAAAAATCCTTCAAATCCTGAGTAAGTCCCATCGTTAGTAATAGGAATCTCGCCATTCTTAACTTTTTCACCTTGCTCATTCACCACATAAATAGTTAATAATTTAGGCTCAACCCATTCTCCTGTATAGCCTACACGGTTAGTCTTAAGCTTACGTCTACCTTTATTATTGATCCGAATTCGGGTACGACCGCCGTCTACGGCGATGACAACACGCTGGTCTTTAAGAATATTAGTTGTCGGTAAATTGCCAACCTCTAAACCGTTTATTTTCGATTGACGTAAATTTATGCCAATCTTACCAAAGTAATATGTGAGCCGTTCTATGCGTTTTAGGCTGATATTTATGCCCCAATCTATTAGCGTTGTACGCGCTGCTTCAAAAGAGCCAGCAATTGCACCATATTGGGCAATCTTCGAGAAAACACCAGGGGTTAAACCCTCGGACATTCCTAAATATCTTAAGAATGGGCAAAATCCTTCATTTAAGATTTTTTGATTTTTCTTTGGTTGAGTTGGACGTTCAACTACATAAGGTAATTTTAAATTTACTTCTACGTTACCAATTGTTAATATTTGGCGCTTTTTACAACCATGTTTTTGCGTGTTAGGATGCCACCATCCTTGTGTCTCCTGCATTGCTTTATCCAAAAACTCTTCAGATTTGGACAGCTTATGCAGTAACAAAGCTGTGCATTCTCCTGCTAAAACTAATGCAGATTCTCTAATTTTTTCCTCTCGTTCCTTGAAAACGCGTCCATCCCATTCTGATATATTCGTTAATTCTAAAAGTTTCGTAACTTTTTCTTGAAACTGTTCTAAAGATTTGTTTAAATCGAAGCTAGAATATATACTATTTTTCATTCGGTGTAGGCACTCCCTGTTTTGATGTCAGATATCAAAACCTTTACTATTCGGGAATCCTACCTTTTTTTTTGCCCAAAAAACGAGTCCTATTTATCTCTGGTCATAAAAATCAAACCTTTGACAGTATAAACACTAGTGTTAGTGTAACTAATTTTTTTAATTTACTGAATCTGGTTTTTAGCGATTCCTACCGAGCGCTTCGCGATCGCTTGTTTTTTGTCCAAACTCACA comes from the Nodularia sp. NIES-3585 genome and includes:
- a CDS encoding 1-acyl-sn-glycerol-3-phosphate acyltransferase, which encodes MSPNSPLDISRYFLAALSTQIFRYHENRIPKDASVLVVSNHRSFMDALILMSALSRSIRFACHHYMGQVPLMREIVTGQLGCFPLEEKPNRQQSFFEQSQIILQSKQMVGVFPEGTGPMVTSTSPHEVGEFHRGFAHLALRSTVEDLLILPIAIASLEEVNTYGLPLRLLSFFDPSEPLFNQSGLHPLVIYRRVAVLIGRPYWITPQHQQKYRGKQAKNIVTELTEHCHNEIACLLDQGCY
- a CDS encoding alpha/beta fold hydrolase; its protein translation is MPKVELKPCFLTPNRVQVEYPLFVYLPGLDGTGELLRSQTAGLEVGFDVRCLAIPRQDLTTWDELSNNVLDLIHAELEKSSQRPVYLCGESFGGCLAMKVATQAPQLFKRIILVNPASAFQLRPWLSWTSQFTSLVPECFYDLGALGLLPFLASLARIPRNVRHELLKTMRSVPPDTLTWRLSLLKEFSVTEAQLRQLTQAVLLIVAASDRLLPSLNEAKRLLSILPNPKMAVLPDSGHACLLEHNINLYKILLDQNFVEHQIKASQELEAKGSTSQ
- a CDS encoding nucleotidyl transferase AbiEii/AbiGii toxin family protein, encoding MLIKPQIQIPQKLPFLSKLCWQREDIKNLTLLEMLRIYERGWHYRGALGDLSQPEALFVQQLAQYYNSWLGAQMFEKEFHHKILKVLSQLKANFFLECGAYFGGGTLVSLTHGEYRLSKDIDFLCSAGTGYRLLRQKIAEDQYNALFNTQNNLGATRFCEVGAIAALAEGIANK
- a CDS encoding ISLre2 family transposase, coding for MKNSIYSSFDLNKSLEQFQEKVTKLLELTNISEWDGRVFKEREEKIRESALVLAGECTALLLHKLSKSEEFLDKAMQETQGWWHPNTQKHGCKKRQILTIGNVEVNLKLPYVVERPTQPKKNQKILNEGFCPFLRYLGMSEGLTPGVFSKIAQYGAIAGSFEAARTTLIDWGINISLKRIERLTYYFGKIGINLRQSKINGLEVGNLPTTNILKDQRVVIAVDGGRTRIRINNKGRRKLKTNRVGYTGEWVEPKLLTIYVVNEQGEKVKNGEIPITNDGTYSGFEGFLQILEMYLVNLGISQAKQVLLIADGAEWIWIHIPPLLKKLTCPNQTYQLLDFYHAASHLQDFADAAFSTKDERQQWFKKARKTLKKGQALGLMRNMNEFIPGATGERLKILVRERNYILKAYRRRLLKYNEVASQKLPLGSGAIESLIRQVVNLRMKGNSKFWLKDHAEIMLHLRCQWIAKTWDNFCDSIFNSFIKPITV